A genomic segment from Gilvibacter sp. SZ-19 encodes:
- a CDS encoding glycoside hydrolase family 3 N-terminal domain-containing protein yields MKKVLVIILGMIASWTNAQQIDPLLQTSGDQLAQVAWVDSIYNSMSLQEKVGQLFMVDVFSQDPKSKTDKVKDLIANYHLGGIIFSKGGPYRQAKLNNELQAASKIPLLVGMDAEWGLAMRLDSTYAFPWNMTLGAIQNDSLIQAVGRRIGEHSKRMGVHINFAPVVDINTNPKNPIIGNRSFGESAANVTDKASAFFRGMQDAGVLANAKHFPGHGDTDTDSHKTLPTIGFDKARLDSLELSPYKRLIREGIASVMVAHLNVPALETKDGYPSSISTNIVTNLLKGELGFNGLIFTDALNMKGASNFSEPGEIDLAAFMAGNDILLISEDVPKAHARIIAAYRAGDISEERLALSVKKILKAKYWVGLNNYEPVAEANLFEDLNTPKDDALNELLLEKAMTLVKNDSAVLPIKDLKKQRIAYVNFGDDSGATFYEQLKAYTKVDWVKANSLEQLLTKLKRYDKVVIGFHKSNENPWKSYKMADNEVVWLYEIARQNKVILSVFTSPYALLDLDTLANFEAVLVAYQNSDVAQQLAAQAIFGARGINGRLPVGVNEAYPADEGLDTKAIGRLQYGTAASVGLDPKLLKKIDTLTRNGVWAGMMPGAQVLVARKGKVVYQRSFGYHTPDKKRRVKNDDIYDLASLTKILATLPMVMKLYDRGVINMDTEIQELLPDWSRSNKATISLQRMLTHTGRLTAWIPFYLQTLDTVMDGPSELYYSKVPNDTFSLQVAKELYMRKDYRDTIYEAIKESELRSRKGYKYSDLPFYILRKYLEEFYGNPLEDIVQRDIYEPLGANLTGYKPLERFSADRIPPTEDDYYFRMQAVQGFVHDQGAAMLGGVSGHAGLFANANDVAKIMQMYLWQGTYGETQFFKPETLEAFNTCYFCENDVRRGVGFDKPQLGDVGPTCGCVSMTSFGHSGFTGTFTWADPEEEIVYVFLSNRTYPTADNRMLISSDLRSRIQQAIYDAIIR; encoded by the coding sequence ATGAAGAAGGTTCTTGTTATCATTTTGGGGATGATTGCTAGCTGGACTAACGCACAGCAGATCGATCCTTTACTGCAAACCTCCGGAGACCAATTGGCTCAGGTGGCTTGGGTGGATTCCATTTATAACAGCATGTCGCTACAGGAAAAAGTAGGGCAGCTCTTTATGGTAGACGTATTCTCTCAGGACCCAAAATCTAAGACAGATAAGGTAAAAGACCTTATAGCGAACTACCATTTAGGTGGGATAATCTTTTCTAAAGGTGGACCTTACCGCCAGGCTAAACTCAACAATGAATTACAAGCAGCCTCTAAAATACCCTTATTAGTGGGTATGGATGCCGAATGGGGACTGGCCATGCGCTTAGATAGTACCTACGCCTTTCCTTGGAACATGACCTTGGGGGCTATCCAGAATGATTCTCTTATACAGGCGGTTGGTCGTCGCATTGGCGAGCATTCAAAAAGAATGGGAGTGCATATCAATTTTGCCCCTGTGGTGGATATTAATACCAATCCTAAAAACCCTATTATCGGAAATCGCTCTTTTGGAGAGTCTGCCGCTAATGTTACGGACAAGGCCAGCGCTTTCTTTAGAGGCATGCAAGATGCCGGAGTATTGGCCAATGCCAAGCATTTTCCGGGACATGGCGATACAGATACCGATTCTCACAAAACCTTACCGACCATAGGTTTTGACAAAGCGCGTCTAGACAGTTTGGAACTCAGTCCGTATAAAAGGCTTATCAGAGAAGGAATTGCCAGTGTTATGGTAGCCCACCTCAATGTTCCTGCCTTAGAGACCAAAGACGGTTATCCTTCTTCTATTTCTACCAATATAGTAACCAACCTACTCAAAGGAGAGCTGGGCTTTAATGGGCTGATCTTTACCGATGCCCTAAATATGAAAGGGGCCTCGAACTTTAGCGAGCCAGGGGAGATCGATCTCGCAGCCTTTATGGCCGGTAATGATATTTTATTGATCTCTGAGGATGTGCCCAAAGCGCACGCCAGGATCATTGCTGCTTATCGGGCAGGCGATATCTCTGAGGAGCGATTGGCCTTATCGGTAAAAAAGATACTCAAGGCTAAGTATTGGGTTGGCCTTAATAATTATGAGCCTGTAGCAGAAGCAAACCTCTTTGAGGACTTGAACACCCCCAAGGACGACGCCCTGAACGAGCTGCTTTTAGAAAAGGCCATGACCTTGGTTAAGAACGACTCCGCAGTACTACCGATTAAGGATCTGAAAAAACAGCGCATTGCCTATGTGAATTTTGGAGATGATTCTGGAGCCACCTTTTACGAGCAATTGAAAGCTTATACCAAGGTAGATTGGGTAAAGGCTAATTCTTTGGAGCAATTACTCACTAAACTTAAGCGCTATGACAAGGTGGTCATTGGCTTTCACAAGTCTAATGAAAACCCTTGGAAGTCCTATAAAATGGCCGACAATGAGGTTGTTTGGCTCTATGAGATTGCCAGACAGAACAAAGTGATACTGAGCGTATTTACCTCGCCTTATGCCTTATTGGACTTAGATACACTGGCCAATTTTGAGGCCGTATTGGTTGCTTATCAGAACAGTGATGTAGCACAACAACTAGCTGCACAGGCCATATTTGGTGCTCGCGGCATTAATGGAAGACTTCCTGTTGGGGTCAATGAAGCTTATCCGGCGGATGAGGGTTTAGATACTAAGGCTATTGGGCGTTTACAATACGGTACTGCAGCCTCGGTGGGTTTGGATCCGAAGCTGTTAAAAAAAATTGACACCTTAACGAGAAATGGGGTTTGGGCAGGTATGATGCCTGGGGCTCAGGTCTTGGTAGCCCGTAAGGGGAAGGTTGTTTACCAGCGCAGTTTTGGCTACCACACCCCGGACAAGAAACGTCGCGTAAAGAACGACGATATCTACGATCTGGCTTCCCTGACCAAGATTTTAGCGACACTTCCTATGGTCATGAAACTCTACGATCGAGGAGTGATCAATATGGATACCGAGATTCAAGAATTACTTCCGGATTGGAGCAGGTCTAATAAAGCCACCATAAGCTTGCAGCGTATGCTAACCCATACGGGGCGGCTAACGGCTTGGATCCCTTTCTATCTGCAGACCTTAGATACCGTTATGGATGGGCCTTCTGAGTTGTACTACAGCAAAGTGCCCAATGACACCTTTAGTCTTCAGGTTGCTAAGGAGCTTTATATGCGCAAGGATTATCGGGATACTATTTATGAAGCCATCAAAGAGAGTGAACTCCGCAGCAGAAAAGGATATAAATACAGCGACTTGCCTTTTTACATCCTTAGAAAATATTTAGAAGAGTTTTACGGCAACCCTCTAGAGGATATCGTGCAGCGTGATATTTACGAACCCTTGGGTGCCAACCTTACCGGTTATAAGCCCTTAGAACGGTTCTCTGCAGATCGGATCCCGCCTACAGAAGATGATTACTATTTTAGAATGCAAGCCGTTCAAGGTTTTGTTCACGATCAGGGTGCGGCCATGTTAGGCGGTGTAAGTGGTCATGCAGGGCTTTTTGCCAATGCCAACGATGTGGCAAAGATCATGCAAATGTATTTATGGCAGGGAACCTATGGAGAGACCCAATTCTTTAAACCCGAGACTTTAGAAGCCTTCAATACTTGCTATTTCTGCGAAAATGATGTACGCCGTGGCGTGGGCTTTGACAAACCACAACTCGGCGATGTAGGACCAACCTGCGGTTGTGTGTCCATGACCAGCTTCGGGCATTCCGGCTTTACCGGGACCTTTACCTGGGCCGATCCGGAAGAAGAGATCGTCTATGTGTTCTTGTCCAATAGAACCTACCCAACAGCCGATAATAGAATGCTCATTAGCAGCGATCTGCGCTCACGCATCCAGCAAGCCATCTACGACGCTATTATCAGATAG
- a CDS encoding ABC transporter ATPase, which translates to MLVPFDSLPDEARVWIYQADRKMTEDEVGTILPKLEEFLTQWTAHGANLKAAFKMMYQRFIIIALDESEAAASGCSIDASVHFIQGLEQQMGLSLLDKLNVTYYNGPHIAHKSLADFKKMAKNRSVSKETIVFNNLVNTKGEFEEFWEVPAKESWHARFLA; encoded by the coding sequence ATGCTAGTTCCTTTTGATTCTTTACCGGATGAAGCTCGGGTCTGGATCTACCAAGCAGATAGAAAAATGACCGAAGACGAGGTGGGTACTATTTTGCCTAAGTTGGAAGAGTTCTTAACGCAGTGGACAGCACACGGCGCAAATCTAAAGGCAGCCTTTAAAATGATGTATCAACGATTCATCATCATTGCCTTGGACGAATCAGAAGCTGCGGCTTCTGGTTGCAGTATAGATGCTTCTGTTCATTTTATTCAGGGCTTGGAACAACAAATGGGTCTGAGTCTTTTGGACAAACTCAATGTGACCTATTACAACGGGCCGCATATTGCACATAAATCTTTGGCCGATTTTAAAAAAATGGCCAAGAACCGATCGGTCTCCAAAGAAACCATCGTGTTCAATAATTTGGTCAACACTAAAGGCGAGTTCGAAGAGTTTTGGGAGGTTCCCGCTAAAGAGAGTTGGCATGCTAGATTCTTAGCATAG
- a CDS encoding (Fe-S)-binding protein, whose protein sequence is MSETLRVPTMAQMMAEGKTPEVLFWVGCAGSFDDRAKKITKAFVKLLNKAEVDFAVLGTEESCTGDPAKRAGNEFLFQMQAMTNIEVMNAYEIKKVVTACPHCFNTIKNEYPGLGGNYEVMHHTQFLKSLLNEGRLSVAGGTYKGKKITFHDPCYLGRANGVYEAPRELLQKLEVELVEMKRCKSRGLCCGAGGAQMFKEPEPGTKDINIERTEEALETKPEIIAAGCPFCNTMMTDGVKNAEKEDSVQVLDVAEMIANAQDL, encoded by the coding sequence ATGAGCGAAACATTGCGAGTTCCCACTATGGCGCAGATGATGGCCGAAGGTAAAACCCCAGAAGTACTCTTTTGGGTGGGTTGCGCCGGAAGTTTTGACGATCGCGCCAAGAAAATCACCAAAGCCTTTGTGAAATTGCTCAATAAGGCTGAGGTTGACTTTGCTGTGTTAGGAACCGAAGAAAGCTGTACCGGAGATCCGGCAAAACGCGCTGGAAACGAATTCTTATTCCAGATGCAGGCCATGACCAATATCGAGGTCATGAATGCTTACGAGATAAAAAAAGTGGTCACTGCCTGTCCACACTGCTTCAATACCATAAAGAACGAATATCCGGGGCTTGGTGGGAATTACGAAGTGATGCACCATACCCAATTTCTGAAGTCGCTCCTTAATGAAGGACGCTTAAGCGTTGCTGGTGGTACCTATAAGGGCAAGAAGATCACCTTCCACGACCCTTGTTATTTAGGTCGCGCCAACGGTGTTTATGAAGCTCCGCGCGAGCTGCTGCAAAAATTAGAGGTGGAATTGGTAGAGATGAAGCGCTGTAAAAGTCGTGGTCTTTGCTGCGGAGCTGGAGGAGCGCAAATGTTCAAAGAGCCAGAGCCTGGTACTAAAGACATTAACATCGAAAGAACCGAGGAGGCCTTAGAGACCAAACCAGAGATCATAGCTGCGGGATGCCCTTTCTGCAATACAATGATGACAGATGGCGTTAAGAATGCAGAAAAAGAAGATAGTGTCCAAGTATTGGATGTGGCAGAAATGATTGCTAACGCTCAAGATCTATAA
- a CDS encoding phosphoheptose isomerase, with product MKKEEVDKLLQQKIDQGEQVSPILPEGVKNYLIDIDGTITEDVPNEQPERMETCEPFPDALETLNKWYDEGHIICFFTSRTEEHREVTERWLNKHGFKFHSLLMGKPRGGNYHWIDNHLVKATRYKGKFTDLVEKDVTIQVFKE from the coding sequence ATGAAGAAGGAAGAAGTAGATAAGCTACTCCAGCAGAAAATAGATCAAGGAGAACAAGTAAGTCCAATTTTGCCAGAAGGGGTCAAAAACTATTTGATCGACATAGACGGCACCATCACTGAGGATGTACCCAACGAACAACCGGAGCGCATGGAGACTTGTGAGCCTTTTCCGGATGCCTTGGAAACTTTGAACAAATGGTACGATGAAGGGCATATTATTTGTTTTTTCACTTCCAGAACAGAGGAGCACCGTGAAGTTACCGAGCGATGGCTCAACAAGCACGGGTTTAAATTCCACAGCTTACTTATGGGGAAACCCAGAGGTGGCAACTATCATTGGATAGACAACCATTTGGTTAAGGCTACCCGCTACAAAGGGAAGTTTACCGATCTGGTAGAAAAAGATGTAACCATTCAGGTATTTAAAGAATAA
- a CDS encoding (Fe-S)-binding protein: protein MEYLPNILFVIALVLGIGYFTLNIRKVIRNIKLGREVDYGDHNKERWGNMARVAMGQSKMVKRPIAGLLHFVVYVGFIVINIEVLEIIIDGIFGTHRIFSFLGGLYDVLIGTFEILALLVLVGVILFWTRRNVQRIKRFMSPEMKGWPKNDANIILYFEVVLMVLFLTMNAADLNLQQLGAAHYTAAGSYPVSSFIAPLFEGMSESSLILLERTAWWLHIIGILIFLNYLYFSKHLHILLAFPNTFYGKVTPKGQFANLEAVTKEVQLMMDPNADPFAAPDPGAEEEAPAKFGASDVMDLSRTQLLNAYTCTECGRCTSECPANQTGKKLSPRKIMMDTRDRLQEVGKNIDANGEFKDDGKQLLGDYITHEEIWACTTCNACVEACPVSIDPLSIIMDMRQYLVMEQSAASNELNGAMTNIENNGAPWPYNQMDRLNWVNE from the coding sequence ATGGAATACCTACCCAACATTCTTTTTGTGATTGCCCTTGTTTTGGGCATTGGCTATTTTACTCTGAACATCCGCAAGGTCATTCGCAACATCAAATTGGGTCGCGAAGTAGACTACGGGGACCACAACAAGGAGCGCTGGGGTAATATGGCTCGTGTTGCCATGGGACAATCTAAAATGGTTAAGCGTCCTATAGCCGGTTTATTACACTTTGTGGTTTATGTTGGATTCATTGTGATAAATATCGAGGTCTTAGAGATCATTATAGATGGAATTTTCGGAACCCACAGGATCTTTTCATTTTTAGGCGGCCTTTACGATGTTTTAATAGGAACTTTCGAGATCTTGGCACTTTTGGTTTTGGTTGGAGTTATTCTATTCTGGACCCGCCGTAATGTGCAACGCATCAAACGTTTTATGAGCCCGGAGATGAAGGGCTGGCCAAAGAACGACGCCAATATCATCTTGTATTTTGAGGTAGTGCTTATGGTCTTGTTCTTGACCATGAATGCTGCGGACCTGAATTTACAACAACTGGGCGCAGCGCATTATACGGCTGCTGGGAGTTATCCGGTAAGTAGTTTTATAGCCCCACTTTTTGAGGGGATGAGTGAGTCGAGTTTGATCTTGTTAGAAAGAACAGCCTGGTGGTTGCATATCATCGGGATCTTGATCTTCTTGAACTATCTATACTTCTCTAAGCATTTGCACATCCTTTTGGCTTTTCCAAATACTTTTTATGGCAAAGTAACGCCCAAAGGGCAATTCGCTAATCTTGAAGCAGTGACCAAAGAGGTACAACTCATGATGGACCCAAATGCGGATCCCTTTGCAGCGCCAGATCCTGGAGCGGAAGAGGAGGCTCCAGCAAAGTTCGGTGCCAGCGATGTAATGGATCTGTCCAGAACCCAGCTGCTTAACGCATATACCTGCACAGAGTGTGGTAGATGTACCAGTGAATGTCCGGCCAATCAGACTGGTAAAAAACTGTCTCCGCGTAAGATCATGATGGACACGCGTGACCGCTTGCAAGAAGTTGGGAAGAACATAGATGCCAATGGAGAGTTCAAGGACGACGGCAAGCAATTGTTGGGCGATTATATCACACATGAAGAAATTTGGGCCTGTACTACTTGTAATGCCTGTGTAGAGGCTTGTCCGGTTAGTATAGATCCGCTTTCCATAATTATGGATATGAGACAATATCTGGTAATGGAACAATCTGCTGCGAGCAACGAGCTCAACGGCGCCATGACCAATATAGAGAACAATGGAGCTCCGTGGCCGTATAACCAAATGGACCGACTAAATTGGGTGAATGAATAA
- a CDS encoding MlaD family protein: MKLSRELKTGILAVVFLLLAFFGFNYLKGSNLLENERIFYATYPHVGGLAVSAPVSINGLDVGKVLDIELQGEKGELLVKFSVSTDFEFSNKSVAKIFSGGLIGGRSLAIIPDFSDAPLAKSGDMLTGELEQGMMDAVSDRLLPIEQKVNFSLEQLDTILVGLNNVLDDNGQKALQETLQKLNATAGSFQSASAELNGLIKENRAKLDRTFANLDKTAENVAVLSDSLSKLEINAMVTSLQQTIDNVNDIMLAIENGEGSMGKLINDNELYDNLSGASGQLEQLLEDMKLNPKRYVHFSLFGKRAKQYEAPKEATDDN; encoded by the coding sequence TTGAAACTTTCCAGAGAACTCAAGACAGGGATACTTGCCGTGGTTTTTTTGCTATTGGCATTCTTTGGGTTTAATTACCTCAAAGGCTCTAACCTCCTAGAAAACGAACGAATTTTTTACGCGACTTATCCGCACGTAGGCGGATTGGCTGTATCTGCTCCGGTTTCTATAAACGGATTGGATGTGGGTAAAGTGCTCGATATTGAGCTACAAGGCGAAAAAGGGGAGCTGCTAGTTAAGTTCTCTGTTTCTACGGATTTCGAATTTTCCAATAAGAGTGTGGCCAAGATATTTTCCGGAGGACTTATCGGAGGACGCTCGCTGGCCATTATCCCGGATTTTTCAGATGCGCCCTTGGCCAAAAGTGGCGATATGCTCACCGGAGAATTAGAACAAGGTATGATGGATGCGGTTTCTGATCGCCTCTTACCGATAGAACAAAAAGTAAACTTCAGTCTAGAGCAGCTAGACACCATTTTGGTTGGGCTTAACAATGTACTAGACGACAACGGACAAAAGGCCTTACAAGAAACCTTGCAAAAGCTAAATGCTACTGCTGGTTCTTTTCAGAGTGCTTCTGCGGAGCTCAACGGACTAATCAAAGAGAATCGCGCCAAACTCGACAGAACCTTTGCCAATTTGGACAAGACCGCAGAGAATGTCGCAGTTCTCTCAGATTCACTATCTAAATTAGAGATCAATGCTATGGTCACCAGCTTGCAGCAGACCATAGACAATGTGAACGATATCATGCTGGCCATAGAGAATGGCGAAGGAAGCATGGGCAAGCTTATAAACGACAACGAACTATACGACAATCTTTCCGGAGCCTCCGGACAATTGGAACAATTGCTAGAGGATATGAAACTCAATCCGAAGCGCTATGTTCATTTCTCGCTCTTTGGCAAACGCGCCAAGCAGTATGAGGCACCGAAAGAAGCTACAGACGACAACTAA
- a CDS encoding N-acetylmuramoyl-L-alanine amidase — MLGSLGLQSFDDSAVQDFVVVLDAGHGGHDSGKYYNGIKESEIALAITLKVGALLEKQPGVKVIYTRKTDKFVNLYERGAIANRADADLFVSIHCNAHNSQAYGAETFVLGLHANKQNLEVAKKENEVIFLEDNYEENYAGYDPNSPESFIGLTLMQEEYLDQSIMLASLIQNNFVNQLGRKDRSVKQAGFIVLHQSYMPSVLIETGFITNKKEGAYLSSNKGKTEMAKSISDAILSYKKSILLATQDSKNPQITEKEIETAIATTEENIYEGVTFKVQLAASSRALELQSYNFKGLRELSMSKEGNLYKYYYGETSDYNKIQLMKTYAQEKGYDSCYIVAFKDGKKQKLSSIINSN, encoded by the coding sequence ATGCTTGGAAGCTTGGGGCTCCAATCTTTTGATGATTCAGCTGTACAAGATTTTGTGGTTGTCCTCGATGCAGGCCATGGAGGGCATGATAGTGGAAAATATTACAACGGCATCAAGGAAAGTGAAATTGCCTTGGCCATAACCTTAAAGGTAGGCGCACTTTTAGAGAAGCAGCCAGGGGTCAAAGTGATCTACACCCGCAAGACCGATAAATTTGTAAACCTATACGAACGCGGCGCTATAGCCAATCGCGCAGATGCAGACCTTTTTGTTTCTATACATTGTAATGCGCACAACAGTCAGGCTTATGGAGCAGAGACCTTTGTCTTAGGTTTACACGCCAACAAGCAGAACTTAGAAGTTGCCAAAAAGGAGAACGAGGTGATCTTCTTAGAGGACAATTACGAAGAGAACTACGCCGGATACGATCCGAATTCGCCAGAATCTTTTATTGGCTTAACCTTGATGCAAGAGGAATATCTGGACCAAAGTATAATGTTGGCCAGTTTGATCCAAAACAATTTTGTCAATCAGCTCGGACGCAAGGATCGCAGTGTAAAACAAGCGGGCTTCATTGTTTTACACCAGAGCTATATGCCATCGGTCTTAATTGAGACCGGCTTTATAACCAACAAGAAAGAAGGCGCTTATCTGAGCTCCAACAAAGGAAAGACAGAGATGGCCAAATCCATTAGCGATGCCATTCTATCGTATAAAAAGAGCATCCTTTTGGCTACCCAAGACAGTAAGAATCCACAGATCACCGAAAAGGAGATCGAAACAGCCATTGCCACCACAGAAGAAAACATCTACGAAGGAGTAACCTTTAAGGTGCAATTGGCGGCCAGTAGTAGAGCGTTGGAGCTGCAGTCCTATAATTTTAAAGGCCTGCGTGAGCTCAGCATGAGCAAAGAGGGAAATTTGTATAAATATTACTACGGAGAGACCTCAGATTACAACAAGATCCAACTCATGAAAACCTATGCCCAAGAAAAGGGTTATGACTCTTGTTATATCGTTGCTTTTAAGGATGGTAAAAAGCAAAAACTCTCCTCGATTATAAATTCGAATTAG